A single genomic interval of Streptomyces graminofaciens harbors:
- a CDS encoding GntR family transcriptional regulator — MTFGEQPAYLRVAGDLRKKIADGSLPPHTRLPSQARIREEYGVSDTVALEARKVLMAEGLVEGRSGSGTYVRERPVPRRVARSGFRPSGGATPFRQEQADAAARGTWESRSEQVEASGCVAERLDIRPGDRVMCTMYTFRDAGEAMMLSTSWEPLALTGRTPVMLPEEGPLGGMGVVERMAAIDVVVDNVTEEVGARPGLADELLALGGVPGHVVLVVQRTYYASGRPVETADVVVPADRYRVAYHLPVK; from the coding sequence GTGACTTTCGGTGAGCAGCCGGCGTATCTGCGTGTCGCGGGTGATCTCCGCAAGAAGATCGCCGACGGTTCGCTGCCACCGCACACCCGTCTCCCCTCCCAGGCCCGCATCCGCGAGGAGTACGGCGTGTCGGACACGGTCGCGCTGGAGGCCCGCAAGGTGCTCATGGCCGAGGGTCTCGTCGAGGGCCGCTCCGGATCGGGCACGTATGTGCGCGAGCGGCCCGTGCCCCGCAGGGTCGCCCGCTCCGGGTTCCGTCCCTCCGGCGGCGCCACGCCCTTCCGCCAGGAGCAGGCCGACGCCGCCGCGCGCGGCACCTGGGAGTCGCGCAGCGAGCAGGTCGAGGCGAGCGGCTGTGTCGCCGAGCGGCTGGACATCCGGCCCGGCGACCGCGTGATGTGCACGATGTACACGTTCCGGGACGCGGGCGAGGCGATGATGCTCTCCACCTCCTGGGAGCCCCTCGCCCTCACCGGCCGTACGCCGGTCATGCTCCCCGAGGAGGGCCCGCTCGGCGGCATGGGGGTCGTCGAGCGCATGGCCGCCATCGACGTCGTGGTGGACAACGTCACCGAGGAGGTCGGCGCCCGCCCCGGCCTCGCCGACGAACTCCTCGCGCTCGGCGGGGTGCCCGGCCATGTCGTCCTCGTCGTCCAGCGGACGTACTACGCCTCCGGGCGCCCCGTCGAGACGGCCGATGTGGTGGTGCCGGCCGACCGGTACCGGGTGGCGTACCACCTGCCGGTGAAGTGA